One window of the Cotesia glomerata isolate CgM1 linkage group LG10, MPM_Cglom_v2.3, whole genome shotgun sequence genome contains the following:
- the LOC123272657 gene encoding ATP synthase mitochondrial F1 complex assembly factor 2: MFCLKYRQLLPKDIIVRKMATVKRFYRRTNILQSGEKYEITLDQRKLKTPKGRVFEVSSKPLALAVAHEWDSQEDIIQRSNMHMTALCSTFLDNPQNLNSIDIVTYIANYLETDTILYQSSETEELFKLQKEKWDPIIQWFCDKYQVDVEKTTSISSPVIPSDTKEKIVRHVASYNAASLHGFMYGVDVLKSVILMLALCERALNVEEAIALSRLEEEFQISHWGNVEWSHELGKQDLQARLAAAVLFIHLNSSSATTKPKIDST, from the exons atgttttgtTTAAAGTATAGACAATTATTACCAAAGGATATTATCGTCCGTAAGatgg caaCTGTTAAAAGGTTTTATAGAAGAACGAATATATTACAAAGTGgagaaaaatatgaaataacaTTGGATCAACGTAAACTCAAGACACCCAAAGGGCGAGTATTTGAAGTTTCCAGCAAACCATTGGCATTAGCTGTTGCCCACGAATGGGATAGTCAAGAGGATATTATTCAACGAAGTAATATGCATATg aCAGCTCTGTGTAGCACTTTTTTAGACAACccacaaaatttaaatagcaTTGATATTGTTACTTACATTGCTAATTATTTAGAAACTGatacaattttatatcaatCAAGT GAAACAgaggaattatttaaactcCAAAAGGAAAAATGGGACCCAATTATACAATGGTTTTGCGATAAGTATCAAGTAGATGTTGAAAAAACAACAAGTATAAGTTCTCCGGTTATTCCTAGTgatacaaaagaaaaaattgtaagacaTGTTGCCTCTTATAATGCTGCATCTCTTCATG gatTCATGTACGGCGTTGATGTATTAAAATCAGTAATTCTAATGCTTGCTTTATGTGAAAGAGCTTTAAATGTTGAAGAAGCTATCGCTTTATCAAGATTAGAAGAAGAATTTcag atttcacATTGGGGTAATGTGGAATGGTCTCATGAATTAGGTAAACAAGATTTACAGGCACGATTGGCAGCCgcagtattatttattcatttaaattcaTCGTCGGCTACTACGAAACCCAAAATCGATAGTACATAA
- the LOC123273412 gene encoding ankyrin-1-like, which translates to MSAKKCCELVSAIQSNDLKKFKVLLKSRKISRLPNPTENYRLIKTAINQKRRAIVDELIKKRVEVKSYIQRPTSKLLHTTVRFGQLKLVKKLISRRTPLHIAAKYGNFKIMEVLLKNGANVRSVVLEKIEFGFTPLHFECRGKHMKCIKLLLKFSNNVGVVIPGTIEPIHIAVILLHSKMVSLLLNNGANVNARFRDEFYPMLGFNLNYRIEEENFTLLLCAISQRSIKISQLLLEHGADISKKSYLMSITPLIEAVETNDPKMIRFILDNGGISQVNEYSAKGSSPLHHVITNADTLASPYGDVQIHFVAEKLEIFDILVAAGADLNAKVKDCYDWTILELAIHFGFRQIVDYILYKTDFDSSHLDYSTVKIAQFHDFMLTEDITSLEYIDEWRHEFKVITYNLIFEILRREAISLFKNEETIKRLDQQPGHINVTEEEHQKIMKEMKNQIHQVVCEMKSEKIGDSKITF; encoded by the coding sequence ATGTCGGCAAAAAAGTGTTGTGAATTAGTTTCTGCAATCCAAAGCAACGACTTGAAAAAGttcaaagttttattaaaatcgcGGAAAATTTCAAGGCTGCCAAATCCCACAGAAAATTATCGACTTATCAAGACAGCTATAAACCAAAAACGAAGAGCAATTGTCGACGAATTAATCAAGAAAAGAGTTGAAGTTAAAAGTTACATCCAACGGCCAACAAGTAAACTTCTACACACCACTGTGAGATTCGGACAGTTAAAACTAGTGAAGAAACTAATTTCCAGAAGAACTCCTCTTCATATCGCCGCAAAAtatggaaattttaaaataatggaAGTTCTTCTGAAAAACGGCGCAAATGTTCGATCAGTTGTTTTGGAAAAAATCGAATTTGGATTTACACCGCTTCACTTTGAATGCAGAGGAAAGCATatgaaatgtataaaattgCTTCTGAAATTCAGCAATAATGTAGGAGTAGTTATTCCGGGTACCATTGAGCCGATCCATATTGCAGTAATATTGCTCCATTCAAAAATGGTATCGCTGCTTTTGAATAATGGTGCGAATGTTAATGCAAGATTCCGCGACGAGTTTTATCCGATGCTGGGCTTTAATTTGAACTACCGAATTGAAGAAGAGAATTTTACACTTCTTCTCTGCGCAATCAGCCAAAGGTCCATCAAGATTTCTCAACTGCTGCTGGAACATGGAGCTGATATTTCGAAGAAATCATATTTAATGTCAATTACTCCGTTGATAGAAGCTGTTGAAACGAACGATCCAAAAATGATCAGGTTTATTTTGGACAACGGTGGAATTTCGCAGGTCAACGAGTACTCCGCTAAAGGTTCTTCGCCTCTGCACCACGTAATTACTAATGCAGATACCTTGGCATCTCCTTACGGCGACGTTCAGATTCATTTCGTCGCTGAGAAATTGGAGATATTCGACATCCTTGTAGCAGCAGGGGCTGACTTGAACGCGAAAGTCAAGGATTGTTATGACTGGACCATTCTTGAATTAGCGATTCATTTTGGATTCAGACAAATCGTTGACTACATCTTGTATAAGACTGACTTTGATTCAAGCCACTTGGATTATAGCACCGTCAAAATTGCTCAATTTCACGATTTCATGCTGACTGAAGACATTACAAGTCTGGAATACATTGATGAATGGAGGCATGAATTCAAAGTGATAACTTATAATCTTATTTTTGAGATTCTTCGACGAGAAGCTATCAGTTTATTCAAGAATGAAGAAACTATCAAGAGACTTGACCAACAGCCTGGCCACATCAATGTTACTGAAGAAGAAcatcagaaaattatgaaagaaatgaaaaatcaaATTCATCAGGTCGTTTGTGAAATGAAGAGTGAGAAAATTGGTGATAgcaaaattactttttag
- the LOC123272656 gene encoding protein eyes shut, giving the protein MKIRCNNSLRILWRQLIIIAIICLIPTSYGLNCTSDPCMYGICLDNDNSYLCYCIDGYTGINCEINWDDCWSNPCYNGGTCNDGVASYNCTCPDGFIGVDCETKYSECLNQPCLNNGTCIDYNGFTCQCQEGYSGDYCEIDVSVCNSTICKNGGECIDGPGYSYNCHCRDGWTGELCEEDIDECLSSPCQNGGLCLNVPATYTCACLFGFTGKDCDKLIISCEENPCKNEAMCLLEDNQPVCYCVPDYHGQLCELRYNDCESKFARCENGGTCVDGINSFICSCPSPYTGEMCSIYNPDLTTEFHSININTTEKTIETSTFTSPVFTSPQTQVTEYELDRQTTTEKFTELTSQISENSTKLFTSSTSSTIINNTRTESPVVYETTTDTYQYTTSQLITSLDYLSSTTEDNLDKTTAPETSTNVFQINDTTKLIKNFSTETSLDSYTKVPIVQLNATVTSSSLPSTMSTIKLTSWSSEINLTTELSSEAEKIITTSMPTILTSSKIFNESLITFEIPTSSTIDLSMTIPTLSELTTDKSHITSTIMYSTEAEGRSKAYNCTDDCIHVTPCTSGNSSQCDCDSSDCTPAVTQSSTITNAAFNGKSYVRQQLKIDDSGLLKVYLRLKTKSKSGIIMHAFFDEERYVLLYMELGQLKFQFSCGLQTMLLGEIDSPINNGRDVDIEMRFKYLVENDIGKCSARLFVNNTMAMSGEQMLTAHTDIPQLVRVHFGGIPQAFSHYFPRIALGFIGCMSMLKVNDIQRHFVLDSVETFQIEECTSFLCLLNPCRNFGSCHDIDGKVYCKCIPGYTGELCEKTACDDNPCYLGSTCISSPGTGFICVCPLNMHGRRCEEESIIVDPSFSVFIPGFSSYVAYGINGIIQNYMEIKMRIMPHSVDQISLLAYMGQGGASRDTSDHFSVTYVKGYIMLTWDLGSGVRRIFTKRPLSSRTRGPYMLHVGRRGRDAWLFVDGIGNVTGQAAGTMNKLNVSPLLYIGGHKSKNFETLPHDLPLHTGFTGCIYEIELRTENTVIPVTKSSPASGRGVGECHRNECSYNTCKNGAVCLNHGPTYSCICMKEWQGPDCTVPAVSCSSSNPSCQSMKNM; this is encoded by the exons ATGAAGATAAG GTGCAATAACTCGTTAAGAATTTTATGGcgtcaattaataattattgcaatCATTTGCTTGATACCTACTTCATACGGATTAAATTGCACAAGTGATCCATGTATGTATGGGATCTGCTTAGATAATGATAA tTCTTACTTATGCTACTGTATTGATGGATACACTGGCATAAATTGCGAAATAAATTGGGATGATTGTTGGTCGAATCCTTGTTACAACGGAGGCACCTGTAATGACGGAGTCGCCTCTTATAACTGCACGTGTCCTGATGGTTTtatag gagttGATTGTGAAACAAAATATAGTGAGTGTTTGAATCAACCGTGTCTTAATAATGGCACATGTATTGATTACAATGGATTCACGTGCCAATGTCAAGAAGGATATTcag GAGATTATTGTGAGATCGACGTATCAGTTTGCAACAGTACAATTTGCAAAAATGGAGGAGAATGCATCGACGGTCCCGGATACTCGTACAACTGTCACTGCCGGGACGGGTGGACTGGTGAGCTGTGTGAAGAAGACATCGACGAATGCCTGAGCTCGCCTTGTCAAAACGGAGGACTTTGCTTAAACGTCCCAGCTACTTACACATGCGCTTGTTTATTCG gTTTTACTGGAAAAGACTGCGACAAGTTGATAATCTCCTGTGAAGAAAATCCGTGTAAAAACGAAGCGATGTGCTTGCTGGAAGACAATCAACCAGTCTGCTACTGCGTCCCAGACTATCATGGGCAATTATGCGAACTGCGTTACAACGATTGTGAATCGAAGTTTGCTCGCTGTGAAAACGGTGGGACGTGTGTCGACGGGATCAACAGTTTCATATGTTCCTGTCCCTCGCCTTACACTGGAGAAATGTGTTCCATTTACAATCCAGACTTAACAACTGAAtttcattcaataaatataaatacaactGAAAAAACTATTGAAACTTCAACTTTTACCTCTCCGGTATTCACAAGTCCCCAAACGCAAGTGACTGAATATGAACTAGATCGTCAAACTacaactgaaaaatttactgaATTAACATCAcaaatttcagaaaattctactaaattatttaccaGTAGCACTAGCagtacaattattaataatacaagGACTGAAAGTCCAGTTGTTTATGAAACAACCACTGATACTTATCAGTATACTACCTCGCAACTGATTACTTCTTTAGATTATTTATCAAGTACAACTGAAGACAATCTAGATAAAACGACTGCCCCAGAGACTTCAACAAATGTCTTCCAAATAAATGacacaacaaaattaataaaaaatttttctactgaaACTTCCTTAGATTCTTATACCAAAGTACCGATTGTTCAATTAAATGCGACTGTGACTTCATCTTCATTGCCATCAACTATGTCGACAATAAAATTGACTAGTTGGTcatctgaaataaatttaacgacTGAATTATCTAGTGaagctgaaaaaattattactactTCGATGCCGACTATTTTAAcatcttctaaaatatttaatgaaagtTTGATTACTTTTGAGATACCTACTTCGTCAACTATTGACTTATCTATGACCATACCTACTCTCAGTGAATTAACGACTGATAAATCGCACATTACTTCAACAATTATGTATTCTACTGAAGCTGAAGGACGCTCCAAGGCTTATAATTGCACTGATGATTGTATTCATGTTACTCCTTGCACATCGGGAAATTCTAGCCAG tgtgatTGTGATTCGTCGGACTGTACTCCTGCTGTAACACAATCGTCGACTATCACAAACGCTGCTTTTAACGGGAAATCTTACGTTCGTCAACAACTCAAAATAGATGACAGTGGACTGTTGAAAGTTTACTTGAGATTGAAAACCAAGTCAAAGAGTGGAATTATTATGCATGCGTTTTTTGATGAAGAGAGGTATGTTTTATTGTATATGGAGCTGGGACaattgaaatttcaattttcttgtGGACTACAAACTATGTTGCTTGGAGAAATAGATAGTCCGATTAATAATGGAAGAGATGTTGATATAGAAATGAG aTTCAAGTATTTAGTAGAAAATGATATAGGTAAATGTTCAGCAagattatttgttaataatacaATGGCAATGAGTGGTGAGCAAATGTTGACTGCACACACTGATATTCCACAGCTAGTCCGTGTGCATTTTGGTGGAATTCCACAAGCATTTTCTCATTATTTCCCACGGATTGCCCTTGGATTTATTGGTTGTATGAGTATGTTAaag GTGAATGATATTCAAAGACACTTTGTTTTGGATTCTGTTGAAACATTTCAAATAGAAGAGTGTACTTCATTTTTGTGTCTGCTCAATCCATGTAGGAATTTCGGCTCTTGTCATGATATTGATGGCAAAGTTTACTGCAAATGTATACCTGg gtatACTGGAGAACTATGTGAAAAAACAGCTTGCGATGACAATCCATGTTATCTTGGTTCAACATGCATCAGTTCACCAGGAACTGGATTTATTTGTGTCTGTCCTTTGAATATGCACGGTCGTCGCTGCGAAGAAG aatcaATTATAGTTGATCCATCATTCTCAGTATTTATTCCCGGATTCTCATCATACGTTGCGTATGGCATTAACggaataatacaaaattatatgGAAATAAAAATGCGCATAATGCCGCATTCTGTTGATCAGATTTCATTGTTAGCTTACATGGGTCAGGGTGGTGCTTCAAGAGATACTTCTGATCATTTTTCTGTTACATATGTTAAGGGGTATATTATGCTGACATGGGATTTAGGATCAg gcgtaagaagaatttttacaaaacgCCCACTATCATCACGAACTAGAGGACCTTATATGCTACATGTTGGTCGACGCGGTCGAGATGCTTGGTTATTTGTCGACGGTATTGGTAACGTAACTGGACAAGCCGCTGGtacaatgaataaattaaatgtgtCACCACTTCTTTATatag GTGGacataaatcaaaaaattttgaaacattACCACATGATCTACCGCTCCATACTGGTTTCACTGGATGTATTTATGAAATCGAATTACGAACAGAAAACACAGTTATTCCTGTAACCAAGTCCAGCCCAGCATCTGGTCGTGGTGTTGGTGAATGTCATCGTAATGAGTGTTCTTATAATACATGTAAAAATGGAGCTGTTTGCTTAAATCACGGACCAACTTAtag ctgtaTTTGTATGAAAGAATGGCAAGGTCCAGACTGTACCGTACCTGCAGTATCGTGCTCGTCTTCAAATCCATCTTGTCAGTCTATGAAGAATATGTGA